One Microbacter margulisiae genomic window carries:
- a CDS encoding SusE domain-containing protein → MKKFRIFFPLLALILLAACNNDPKMMILANPVAPVLNAPSHSTSAYNKDSAAYVLNMDSTGLADTFTGTAANYGIGTTVTYSLQIDKTGDNFANAQTVTSATTDSLPVTISQLYTIITDAKTFNAPAGVRTSFDIRVMTTIGASKIPTYSNTQTLIIIPILSLKSYTIATPSSWYIIGMGDGKWNYSKDGIGASMFPLSVVSGKAYLNSGAGTFTYTGYFEHANPFKVVDNSMSWSDPSWGSSDGALTPVLSSSSKNFVVPSDGYYTITLNSITNTFTIVAATAPSVNYTSMGLIGEFNGWASDVALTAADPAAGANNHIWYTTYTFTSDFTPPVGTGGCKFRADGAWTYNWGAGTFPIGLGTNGGTNIPFLKGTYKVFFNDIDGCFYFIQ, encoded by the coding sequence ATGAAGAAATTTAGAATATTTTTCCCGCTTTTGGCGCTGATATTGCTTGCTGCATGTAATAATGATCCTAAAATGATGATTCTGGCTAATCCTGTAGCACCGGTTTTGAATGCACCAAGTCACTCTACAAGCGCTTACAATAAAGATTCAGCGGCTTATGTACTGAATATGGACAGCACAGGTCTGGCAGACACCTTTACGGGTACTGCAGCAAATTATGGTATAGGCACAACAGTTACTTATAGCCTTCAAATTGATAAAACAGGTGATAATTTTGCAAATGCTCAGACCGTGACCTCTGCGACAACTGATAGTCTTCCGGTGACCATTAGCCAACTATATACAATCATTACGGATGCAAAAACATTTAATGCTCCTGCAGGTGTACGTACAAGTTTTGATATTCGTGTGATGACGACCATTGGCGCTAGCAAAATTCCAACTTACTCCAACACTCAAACCTTAATCATTATTCCTATTCTTTCATTAAAGTCTTATACTATTGCGACACCAAGCTCATGGTATATCATTGGAATGGGTGATGGCAAGTGGAATTATTCAAAAGACGGCATTGGGGCATCTATGTTCCCGCTGAGTGTTGTGTCTGGTAAAGCATATCTTAATAGCGGTGCTGGTACATTTACTTATACTGGCTATTTTGAACATGCAAATCCATTTAAAGTGGTAGATAATTCTATGAGCTGGTCAGATCCTTCATGGGGAAGTTCAGACGGTGCTCTTACTCCTGTATTGTCAAGCAGTTCAAAGAACTTTGTTGTGCCTTCGGATGGATATTACACAATCACATTAAACTCTATTACGAATACGTTCACAATTGTAGCTGCAACGGCTCCATCCGTAAATTATACTTCTATGGGGTTGATCGGAGAATTTAATGGATGGGCAAGTGATGTCGCTCTTACCGCAGCAGATCCAGCAGCAGGAGCCAATAATCATATTTGGTACACAACATATACGTTTACAAGCGATTTCACTCCCCCGGTGGGTACTGGCGGCTGCAAATTCCGTGCTGATGGCGCTTGGACTTATAATTGGGGCGCAGGTACGTTCCCTATAGGTCTTGGGACGAATGGTGGTACAAATATTCCATTCTTAAAAGGAACCTATAAGGTGTTCTTTAATGATATCGATGGCTGTTTTTATTTTATACAATAA